A genomic region of Bernardetia sp. ABR2-2B contains the following coding sequences:
- a CDS encoding YifB family Mg chelatase-like AAA ATPase: MVSVCHKEQFKLKKMIAKTFGASVVGVEANIITIEVNVIKGTKIVIVGLADSAVKESEQRVESAVKQLGFRIPRQKVVVNLAPADVRKEGSAYDLPIALGLLVASDQITAPNFDKYIVLGELALDGKLRPIRGVLSIAIEARKQGFKGFVLPKENAKEAAIVNNLDIIPVETLEEAVGFFEDELNIEPLQIDTREIFAQQKNEYEADFADVQGQENIKRALEIAAAGGHNVIMIGPPGAGKTMLAKRLSSILPPLSLYEALETTKIHSVSGHLGENAALVATRPYRSPHHTISDVALVGGGGNPQPGEISLAHNGVLFLDELPEYKRSVLEVLRQPLEDRKVTISRAKVSVEFPCNFMLIASMNPCPCGYYNHPEKECVCGTGIVHRYLNKISGPLLDRIDLHVEVTPVSFDEMTANRKAESSEEIRNRVIKARKVQEERFKVIDSVHSNAMMPSQMVKKICKIDETSKILLKNAMERLGLSARAYDRILKVARTIADLQDSPTIQTTHIAEAIQFRSLDRSDWVS; the protein is encoded by the coding sequence ATGGTTTCAGTCTGTCATAAAGAACAGTTTAAACTCAAAAAAATGATAGCCAAAACTTTTGGAGCGTCCGTAGTGGGCGTAGAAGCAAATATTATAACCATAGAAGTAAATGTAATTAAGGGAACAAAAATCGTAATTGTTGGCTTGGCTGATAGTGCCGTTAAGGAAAGCGAACAGCGTGTAGAATCTGCCGTAAAACAATTAGGTTTCCGTATTCCTCGCCAAAAAGTAGTTGTAAACCTTGCACCTGCTGATGTCAGAAAAGAAGGCTCTGCTTACGATTTACCTATTGCGCTTGGTTTGCTTGTTGCTTCTGACCAAATTACAGCTCCAAATTTCGATAAGTATATTGTTTTGGGAGAACTTGCTCTTGATGGGAAGTTGCGCCCCATTCGTGGAGTTCTTTCTATTGCAATTGAAGCAAGAAAGCAAGGTTTCAAAGGTTTTGTTTTACCAAAAGAAAATGCAAAAGAGGCAGCTATCGTCAATAATTTGGATATTATTCCTGTCGAAACACTAGAAGAAGCAGTCGGTTTTTTTGAAGATGAACTCAATATCGAACCTTTACAAATAGATACGAGAGAAATTTTTGCTCAACAGAAAAACGAATATGAAGCTGATTTTGCAGACGTACAGGGTCAAGAAAATATAAAACGTGCTTTAGAAATTGCTGCTGCAGGAGGACATAACGTAATAATGATTGGACCTCCAGGGGCAGGAAAGACAATGCTTGCCAAACGCTTGTCTTCTATTTTACCTCCTCTTTCTTTATATGAAGCCTTAGAAACTACCAAAATTCATTCTGTTTCTGGGCATTTGGGAGAAAATGCTGCACTTGTTGCTACTCGTCCCTACCGTTCGCCTCATCATACGATTAGTGATGTCGCTCTGGTGGGTGGTGGTGGAAATCCTCAACCGGGTGAAATTTCATTAGCTCATAATGGTGTTTTATTTTTGGATGAACTACCAGAATACAAACGTTCTGTATTAGAGGTTCTGCGTCAGCCTTTAGAAGATAGAAAAGTTACCATTTCAAGAGCTAAAGTTTCGGTAGAGTTTCCTTGTAATTTTATGCTCATTGCAAGTATGAATCCTTGTCCTTGTGGATATTATAACCATCCAGAAAAAGAATGTGTGTGTGGAACAGGTATTGTCCATCGATATTTGAACAAAATTAGCGGTCCTTTATTAGATAGAATTGATTTACATGTTGAGGTAACGCCAGTTTCTTTCGATGAAATGACAGCAAATAGAAAGGCTGAAAGTAGTGAAGAAATACGAAATCGTGTTATCAAGGCAAGAAAAGTACAAGAAGAACGCTTTAAAGTGATAGATTCTGTTCATTCAAATGCAATGATGCCTTCTCAAATGGTAAAAAAGATTTGTAAGATAGATGAGACGAGCAAAATCCTCTTAAAGAATGCAATGGAAAGATTAGGACTTTCAGCAAGAGCATATGATAGGATTTTGAAAGTAGCCAGAACCATCGCAGACCTCCAAGATAGCCCAACTATACAGACGACACACATTGCAGAGGCTATTCAGTTCAGAAGTTTGGATAGAAGTGATTGGGTTTCCTAA
- a CDS encoding SDR family NAD(P)-dependent oxidoreductase, with product MSSISILGCGWLGLETAKFFIEEGQKVNGSTTSKDKITILEKEGIKPFHLELNEENIKKYSSDSNDFFGDFFDTDIALINIPPSRHKKGENKEFYKTQMEFIKNHLLESDKATKKVIFISSTSVYKDYDTTLNKEVVEKDVQTLEEANRKDIFEAENVFIEACKKADLEVVVLRAGGLMGAKRVAGKYFAGKNNLKTGYIPVNFIHRKDLINIIALIAQKMNQNSFFSHQASNHFEVFNVVCPVHPIRQKVYQKNAIEHNFEAPTFSNNEKTPDFKIISSKKTQEILGYKFIYPDPLYFPVES from the coding sequence ATGAGTTCAATTAGTATTTTAGGTTGTGGTTGGCTTGGATTAGAAACAGCCAAATTCTTCATAGAAGAAGGTCAAAAAGTAAATGGTTCTACTACATCTAAAGACAAAATAACAATTTTAGAAAAAGAAGGGATAAAACCTTTTCATTTAGAATTGAATGAAGAAAATATAAAAAAATATTCGTCTGACTCTAATGATTTTTTTGGAGATTTTTTCGATACAGATATTGCTCTGATAAATATCCCACCCTCAAGACACAAAAAAGGAGAAAATAAGGAATTTTATAAAACTCAAATGGAATTTATCAAAAATCATTTATTAGAAAGTGATAAAGCAACTAAAAAAGTAATTTTTATTAGTTCAACTTCTGTTTATAAAGACTATGATACAACACTAAATAAGGAAGTTGTTGAAAAAGATGTCCAAACTTTAGAAGAAGCTAACCGAAAAGATATTTTTGAAGCTGAAAATGTATTTATAGAAGCCTGTAAAAAAGCAGATTTGGAAGTTGTGGTTTTACGAGCAGGTGGACTTATGGGAGCAAAACGAGTGGCAGGAAAGTATTTTGCTGGAAAAAACAATCTCAAAACAGGTTATATTCCTGTAAATTTCATACATAGAAAGGATTTGATAAATATTATTGCCTTAATCGCTCAAAAAATGAATCAAAACAGCTTTTTTAGCCATCAAGCAAGTAACCATTTTGAAGTATTTAACGTAGTGTGCCCAGTTCATCCAATTCGTCAAAAGGTTTATCAAAAGAATGCAATAGAGCATAATTTTGAAGCTCCTACATTTTCAAATAATGAAAAAACACCTGATTTTAAGATAATTAGCTCAAAAAAAACACAAGAAATATTAGGATATAAATTTATCTATCCAGACCCATTATATTTTCCAGTAGAAAGCTAA
- a CDS encoding response regulator, whose amino-acid sequence MPTILMVVDDEPDVQLLMKQKFRKQLRNHEYEFIFAANGAEALDKLKDNPNIDVILCDVNMPEMDGITLLSKTKVVNPTVQTVIVSAYGDMRNIRRAMNNGAFDFVTKPINFNDLGATISKTIKHVKRLKESITEKEQLHQKLERYSRDLEQTIEERTNEITVQKEIIEAKNQSITESINYAKRIQDAALPRVEEIKESIPDSFIYFKPRDIVSGDFYWFLKEGNKIVVTAADCTGHGVPGAFMSLIGNDLLNEIVSARGVIESDKILNELHDSVRKALRQEENKSRDGMDLALCVIDLENKKLQFSGAKNPLVYFKNGEMTLIKGDKYPIGGVQFQLDRNYTRHEVDLSEPIMLYLFSDGYQDQFGGEKSEKFMSKNFRALLKEIHEKPIEEQKQILDEKFKSWKGDRSQIDDILVMGMRF is encoded by the coding sequence ATGCCGACAATATTAATGGTTGTAGATGACGAACCAGATGTGCAGCTTTTGATGAAACAAAAATTCAGAAAGCAACTTCGCAATCATGAATATGAGTTTATTTTTGCTGCCAATGGTGCTGAAGCTCTTGACAAATTAAAAGACAATCCAAATATTGATGTCATTTTATGTGATGTAAATATGCCTGAAATGGACGGAATTACGCTACTTTCCAAAACAAAAGTAGTAAATCCAACTGTTCAGACAGTTATCGTTTCGGCGTATGGAGATATGAGAAATATCAGAAGAGCAATGAATAATGGAGCGTTTGATTTTGTAACTAAGCCAATCAATTTTAATGATTTGGGAGCGACAATTTCAAAAACAATAAAACACGTAAAACGCTTAAAAGAATCTATCACAGAAAAAGAGCAGTTACACCAAAAACTAGAGCGATACAGTAGAGATTTGGAGCAAACAATAGAAGAAAGAACAAACGAAATTACAGTTCAGAAAGAAATTATTGAAGCAAAAAATCAGAGTATTACAGAAAGTATCAACTATGCAAAGCGAATTCAAGATGCTGCCTTGCCTCGTGTAGAGGAAATCAAAGAATCAATTCCAGACTCATTTATTTATTTCAAACCTAGGGATATTGTAAGTGGAGATTTTTATTGGTTTTTGAAAGAAGGTAACAAAATCGTAGTAACGGCTGCTGATTGTACAGGACACGGAGTTCCAGGGGCATTTATGTCACTTATTGGTAACGATTTATTAAACGAAATTGTAAGCGCTAGAGGAGTTATAGAATCAGATAAAATTTTAAACGAACTTCATGATAGCGTCAGAAAAGCATTGCGACAAGAAGAAAATAAAAGTCGTGATGGAATGGATTTGGCTCTTTGTGTGATTGATTTAGAAAACAAAAAATTACAATTTTCAGGAGCAAAAAATCCTTTGGTTTACTTTAAAAATGGAGAAATGACACTCATAAAAGGAGATAAATATCCAATTGGAGGAGTTCAGTTTCAATTAGATAGAAATTATACTCGCCACGAAGTAGATTTGAGTGAGCCTATTATGTTGTATCTTTTTTCTGATGGTTATCAAGACCAATTTGGAGGAGAAAAATCTGAAAAATTTATGAGCAAAAACTTTAGAGCTTTATTAAAAGAAATTCATGAAAAACCTATTGAAGAGCAAAAACAAATCTTAGATGAAAAGTTCAAATCTTGGAAAGGAGACCGTTCTCAAATTGATGATATTTTAGTTATGGGAATGCGTTTTTAA
- a CDS encoding DUF3137 domain-containing protein gives MRSFAEFKALFDEDLLPHLEELKKELSWRNILQFGIVIALAAILSVLFVLIAMEIVAIWMVVILSVFLIAGAIWQVRKLADRRDIQLRYKKTVNSKLIEFVAPRGDYDANGFVSYSDFVDSELFKREPDFYGGDDLLTTNQDGVEVEFSEVKAAWEEQSEDIKGNDSSQWHVIFDGIFMVSSLSKSFPDMIIIPDASKGSFGRLGYETKKANEQHGEFVDVEHPEFNDYFTAYAKDAKKAKSMISEDFMDKAVEIAQTIEEPIYFSFKGRKMYVAIRYDKPMFEFNTYLANVTSPDKPYEIFKEMDFLVSIGASLNSMQRRASNPSMDSFGGGMTGMGGIGSMGDFGGMERENIQSSEEGIGSLGSMSADDIGLTDEEIRAMMEGE, from the coding sequence ATGCGTAGTTTTGCAGAATTTAAAGCTCTTTTTGATGAAGATTTACTTCCTCATTTAGAAGAACTTAAAAAAGAACTTTCTTGGCGTAATATTCTTCAATTTGGAATTGTGATAGCTCTTGCTGCTATTTTGAGTGTTCTTTTTGTTTTGATAGCAATGGAAATTGTAGCTATTTGGATGGTTGTAATTCTTTCTGTTTTTCTGATTGCAGGAGCAATTTGGCAAGTACGAAAATTAGCAGACAGAAGAGATATTCAATTGCGCTACAAAAAGACAGTTAATTCCAAACTCATTGAGTTTGTAGCTCCTAGAGGAGATTATGATGCAAATGGTTTTGTTTCATATAGCGATTTTGTGGATAGTGAGTTATTCAAACGTGAACCTGATTTTTATGGTGGTGATGATTTACTAACAACAAATCAAGATGGAGTAGAGGTGGAGTTTTCGGAAGTAAAAGCTGCTTGGGAAGAACAGAGTGAAGATATAAAAGGTAATGATTCTAGTCAGTGGCATGTTATTTTTGATGGAATTTTTATGGTTTCTTCGCTAAGTAAAAGTTTTCCTGATATGATTATTATTCCTGATGCTTCGAAGGGAAGCTTCGGACGTTTAGGATATGAGACCAAAAAAGCAAACGAACAACACGGAGAGTTTGTAGATGTTGAGCATCCAGAATTTAATGATTATTTTACAGCCTATGCTAAAGATGCCAAAAAAGCGAAAAGCATGATTAGTGAAGATTTTATGGATAAAGCCGTTGAAATAGCTCAAACCATTGAAGAACCTATTTATTTTTCATTCAAAGGACGAAAAATGTACGTTGCAATCCGTTATGACAAACCAATGTTTGAGTTTAATACGTATCTTGCAAACGTAACCAGTCCTGATAAACCCTATGAAATATTCAAAGAAATGGATTTCTTGGTAAGTATTGGAGCATCGCTAAATAGTATGCAAAGAAGAGCATCAAATCCATCAATGGATAGTTTTGGAGGAGGAATGACTGGAATGGGAGGAATTGGAAGTATGGGTGATTTTGGTGGAATGGAAAGAGAAAATATTCAATCATCAGAGGAAGGAATTGGAAGTTTGGGTTCTATGTCAGCAGATGATATAGGGCTTACTGATGAAGAAATCCGTGCTATGATGGAAGGAGAATAA
- a CDS encoding septum formation initiator family protein — protein MTFFQRINNFYFWFFVAFIVWMFFLDGNDVLNQIRMRQTLEELQAEKEYYSEQINLLKTKKEQINDSKSLEEIAREKYLMTKEGEDVYVVE, from the coding sequence ATGACTTTTTTTCAACGTATCAATAATTTTTACTTTTGGTTTTTCGTAGCATTTATAGTTTGGATGTTTTTTTTAGATGGAAATGATGTTTTGAATCAAATCCGTATGCGCCAAACATTGGAAGAGCTACAAGCCGAAAAAGAATATTATAGTGAACAAATTAACCTTTTAAAAACAAAAAAGGAGCAAATAAACGATTCTAAAAGTCTAGAAGAAATTGCAAGAGAAAAATACCTCATGACAAAAGAAGGCGAAGATGTTTATGTGGTAGAATAA
- a CDS encoding methyltransferase domain-containing protein, protein MKVAYDKYYETENLFGEPYPELIEFFAEYSRKGKALDLGCGQGRDVIALARLGYSVTGIDNSKVGIDQMNQIGQNENLDLVGQVGDIYAFDGFNEFDIVLMNSMFHFAKNDREKEIGLIKKIVSEIRNGSLVVVCIQDTGDKVQILNKAIDFERKLKRLYEKEFKYVFEDSDSRHKSETDYRMIVIEK, encoded by the coding sequence ATGAAAGTAGCCTACGACAAATACTATGAGACAGAAAACTTGTTCGGAGAACCTTATCCCGAATTGATTGAGTTTTTTGCTGAATATTCCAGAAAAGGGAAGGCGCTTGACTTGGGTTGCGGACAAGGAAGAGATGTAATTGCTTTGGCTCGACTTGGCTACTCTGTAACTGGAATTGATAACTCAAAAGTCGGTATTGACCAAATGAACCAAATCGGACAAAATGAAAATTTGGACTTGGTCGGGCAAGTCGGAGACATTTATGCATTTGACGGTTTTAATGAGTTTGACATTGTTCTTATGAACAGTATGTTTCATTTTGCCAAGAATGATAGGGAAAAAGAAATTGGACTGATTAAGAAAATCGTTTCGGAAATAAGAAACGGAAGTCTTGTGGTGGTTTGTATTCAGGATACAGGAGACAAAGTCCAAATTCTAAACAAAGCAATTGACTTTGAAAGAAAACTTAAACGACTATATGAGAAAGAATTTAAGTACGTATTTGAAGACAGTGACAGCAGACATAAATCTGAAACTGATTATCGAATGATAGTTATTGAAAAATAA
- a CDS encoding two-component regulator propeller domain-containing protein has translation MKYMRYACTLFFCILTLYSLSFFSNISFAQFNDFGNTPLEAEHLNIDQGLSQSTVLSILQDKKGFMWFGTQDGLNRYDAYKFKIFKSQRGDSTSLPSNNIQTLFQSKDGTLWIGTEGGFSKYNLDFDNFTNYAHKAKNNKSLSHDDVSAITEDTTGVIWIGTKNGLNKFDRKTKTFERYFADGNLTSLPNNEITALHTDKKGNVWIGTTNGAARYQPKTNDFKVFIADSTFSSLPNEYVTCFFEDRFKALWIGTKDGIGRYNRLGDNISEYKASPFPIEGIEQDEDGNLWIISVSELGKFNQNTHTYTRQNIGNTFENYGRFRAITKSKSGLLWIGTNKNGVFKVNTRTKQFRTFRHNPENPNSLPPAWVWSIENSDDNNLWVGTADGWSYLNTAKDSAFNYSTFFSSFQNPSNRDVTALLNEGDSVLWGSVLKNGLFRAKLDKETHISLDFQTFVANENDSLNAVPSGNIIYTMYKDSYGKIWIGTLGKGLNEIYEDTTGNYLKDKKDSLKTYRFRYFTHNKNDVTSLAGGSVRTIFEDRNRNLWIGTEEGGLSLAKRDNRGNILSFENFSYKDDDPTSISSNAVRTIWEDESGYLWLGTPNGLNRFDPKTKKALHFGELDSKLSRVIHGILGDKKENLWLSTNNGILKFDIGDSIVWEFNLEDGIQSNEFNSGASHLRKNDGMMFFGGIGGLTMFHPDTVKSNTYLPPVVLTDFKIFNKSVLVRDENNKKSPLKHHISVVDEIILGYDDQVITFEFTALNFLHPENNRYSYRLEGFEENWNEVNDRRFASYTNLPKGEYKFVVRAANNDGLWNNDGASVKIIMRPPFWATWWFRTICILLIASGLFAIYYFRTKAIREQNIKLENSVKERTGELLETTEELRVQRDQLENAYANIRLLSDIGRQITASLHHKEIIQAVYDNIQKVMPADAFGVALFDEEANYLTISGFIEDGNVLPFHVLDLNDKNELAVKCFNEQREIIIHNIQQDYLKYMEEKPNPNFGKTTSSVVYLPLILGDRKIGVITVQSYTENAFDSEHLSILRNLATYIVIALDNSQAYTKIEAQKHEIDENRIALQHKNKDITDSINYAKRIQHALLPPLSILKEAFEAFVLFLPRDIVSGDFYWFTEREGKMIIAAIDCTGHGVPGAFMSIIAETHLDRIINVMGIMSPAIILEELDKAVRNTLRQNETQSRDGMDMSICVIDKENNTVTFGGAKNPLIYIQNGNVEQVKGDIRGIGGYSRKYLKKTPTFKEHIIEVNQPTSFYIFSDGYQDQFGGKNDDKFMKKRFRKVLKDIYAEDMEAQKQLLERGFIRWKGERQQIDDVLVIGFKMGN, from the coding sequence ATGAAATACATGAGGTACGCTTGTACACTTTTTTTCTGTATTCTAACTCTATATAGTCTTTCTTTCTTCTCTAATATTTCTTTCGCTCAATTCAACGATTTTGGAAATACGCCTTTGGAAGCTGAGCATCTCAATATTGATCAAGGATTGTCCCAATCGACGGTGCTTTCTATTCTACAAGATAAGAAAGGGTTTATGTGGTTCGGAACGCAAGATGGATTAAATAGATATGATGCCTACAAATTCAAAATATTCAAATCTCAACGAGGAGATTCTACTTCTCTGCCTAGTAACAATATACAAACGCTTTTCCAATCTAAAGATGGTACACTTTGGATAGGAACAGAAGGAGGTTTTTCAAAATATAATCTTGATTTTGACAATTTCACTAATTATGCTCATAAAGCTAAGAATAATAAAAGTCTTTCTCATGATGATGTAAGTGCAATTACAGAAGATACGACAGGGGTTATTTGGATAGGCACAAAAAACGGACTTAACAAATTTGATAGAAAAACAAAGACATTTGAACGATATTTTGCTGATGGAAACCTTACTTCACTTCCTAATAATGAAATTACAGCACTTCATACAGATAAAAAAGGAAATGTTTGGATAGGCACAACAAATGGAGCAGCTCGTTATCAACCCAAAACAAATGATTTTAAAGTCTTCATAGCAGATTCTACTTTTTCCTCTTTGCCAAACGAATATGTAACCTGCTTTTTTGAAGACCGTTTTAAGGCACTATGGATAGGTACAAAAGATGGAATTGGTAGATATAATAGATTAGGAGATAATATTTCAGAATATAAAGCATCTCCTTTTCCTATTGAGGGAATAGAACAAGATGAAGACGGTAATTTATGGATTATTTCAGTTTCAGAACTTGGTAAATTCAATCAAAACACACATACTTATACAAGACAAAATATAGGAAATACGTTCGAAAATTATGGACGGTTTAGAGCTATTACAAAAAGCAAATCAGGGCTTTTATGGATAGGAACAAATAAAAATGGAGTTTTTAAAGTAAATACTCGCACCAAACAGTTCAGAACATTTCGTCATAATCCTGAAAACCCAAATAGCCTTCCTCCTGCATGGGTATGGAGTATAGAAAACTCTGACGATAATAATCTTTGGGTGGGAACTGCCGATGGTTGGAGTTATCTCAATACAGCAAAAGATTCGGCTTTCAATTATAGTACATTTTTCTCCTCCTTTCAAAATCCTAGTAATAGAGATGTAACAGCTTTATTAAATGAAGGTGATTCTGTATTATGGGGTTCTGTACTCAAAAACGGACTTTTTAGAGCCAAACTTGATAAGGAAACTCATATTTCTTTAGATTTTCAAACCTTTGTAGCAAATGAAAACGATAGCTTAAATGCCGTACCAAGTGGAAATATTATTTATACAATGTATAAAGATAGTTATGGCAAAATTTGGATAGGAACATTGGGCAAAGGATTAAATGAAATTTATGAAGATACAACAGGAAACTACTTAAAAGATAAAAAAGATTCACTCAAAACATATCGTTTTAGGTACTTTACGCATAATAAAAATGATGTAACCTCTTTAGCAGGAGGTAGCGTTCGTACTATTTTTGAAGACCGAAACAGAAATCTTTGGATAGGAACAGAAGAAGGGGGACTTAGCCTTGCCAAACGAGATAATAGAGGAAATATTCTTTCTTTCGAAAATTTTTCTTACAAAGATGATGACCCTACAAGTATCAGTAGTAATGCTGTCAGAACCATTTGGGAAGATGAATCAGGTTATTTATGGTTGGGAACTCCAAATGGATTGAACCGTTTTGACCCAAAAACAAAAAAAGCTCTTCACTTTGGCGAATTAGACTCAAAACTTAGCCGAGTTATTCACGGAATTTTGGGAGACAAAAAAGAAAATTTGTGGCTGAGTACAAATAATGGAATCCTCAAATTTGATATTGGAGATAGTATAGTTTGGGAATTTAATCTTGAAGACGGAATACAAAGTAATGAATTTAATTCAGGGGCTTCACATTTGAGAAAAAATGATGGAATGATGTTTTTTGGTGGAATTGGTGGACTAACTATGTTTCATCCAGATACCGTAAAGTCAAATACATATCTTCCTCCTGTCGTCTTGACGGATTTCAAAATTTTTAATAAATCAGTTCTTGTTAGAGATGAAAACAATAAAAAATCGCCTCTTAAACATCACATTTCAGTTGTTGATGAAATTATTTTGGGTTACGATGACCAAGTAATTACCTTCGAATTTACGGCTCTTAATTTCTTACATCCAGAAAATAATAGATATTCATATCGTTTGGAGGGTTTTGAGGAAAATTGGAATGAGGTAAATGACCGTCGTTTCGCTTCTTATACTAATTTACCAAAAGGAGAGTATAAATTTGTAGTTCGTGCAGCAAATAACGACGGACTTTGGAACAATGATGGAGCTTCTGTCAAAATTATAATGCGCCCTCCGTTTTGGGCAACATGGTGGTTCAGAACTATTTGTATTTTGCTTATTGCAAGTGGACTTTTTGCTATTTATTATTTCCGAACAAAAGCTATTAGAGAACAAAATATCAAACTAGAAAATTCAGTCAAAGAAAGAACAGGAGAACTCTTAGAAACTACTGAAGAATTGCGTGTACAGCGAGACCAATTAGAAAATGCTTATGCAAATATTCGTTTGCTTAGTGATATTGGAAGGCAAATAACGGCTAGTTTACATCATAAAGAAATCATTCAAGCTGTTTATGATAATATTCAGAAAGTGATGCCTGCTGATGCTTTTGGTGTAGCTCTTTTTGATGAAGAGGCAAATTATTTGACTATTTCTGGTTTTATTGAAGATGGAAATGTATTACCTTTTCATGTTTTGGATTTGAATGATAAAAATGAATTGGCTGTAAAGTGTTTTAACGAACAACGTGAAATCATTATCCATAATATTCAACAAGATTATTTAAAATATATGGAAGAAAAGCCAAACCCAAATTTTGGAAAGACAACTTCTTCTGTTGTTTATTTGCCTCTCATTTTGGGAGATAGAAAAATTGGTGTCATAACTGTTCAGAGTTACACAGAAAATGCCTTTGATTCAGAACATTTATCAATTCTTAGAAACCTAGCAACCTATATCGTAATTGCTTTAGATAATTCACAAGCCTATACAAAAATAGAAGCTCAAAAACACGAAATAGATGAAAACAGAATTGCTCTTCAACACAAAAACAAAGATATTACAGATAGTATAAATTATGCAAAACGCATTCAACACGCACTTTTGCCTCCTCTATCTATTTTGAAAGAAGCCTTTGAAGCCTTTGTTTTATTCTTGCCTCGTGATATTGTGAGTGGCGATTTTTATTGGTTTACGGAGCGAGAAGGAAAAATGATTATTGCAGCCATTGATTGTACAGGACATGGAGTTCCGGGGGCATTTATGTCTATTATTGCCGAAACGCATTTGGATAGAATTATTAATGTAATGGGAATTATGAGTCCTGCTATTATTTTGGAGGAATTAGATAAAGCTGTCCGAAATACATTGCGCCAAAATGAAACGCAAAGTCGTGATGGAATGGATATGTCAATTTGTGTAATTGATAAAGAAAATAATACAGTAACTTTTGGAGGTGCAAAAAATCCATTGATTTATATTCAGAATGGAAATGTAGAGCAAGTAAAAGGCGATATTAGAGGAATTGGAGGGTATTCAAGAAAATATTTGAAGAAAACACCTACCTTCAAAGAGCATATCATTGAAGTAAATCAACCCACTTCTTTTTATATATTTTCTGATGGTTATCAAGACCAATTTGGAGGAAAAAATGATGATAAGTTTATGAAAAAACGCTTCCGTAAAGTCTTAAAGGATATTTATGCAGAAGATATGGAAGCTCAAAAGCAACTCTTAGAACGTGGCTTTATACGTTGGAAAGGAGAACGCCAACAAATAGATGATGTCCTTGTGATTGGTTTTAAGATGGGAAATTAG